Proteins encoded by one window of Limnothrix sp. FACHB-406:
- a CDS encoding glycosyltransferase family 39 protein, translating to MAPNPDPAGSSASVRSSRMGAMARQLWRRDDRAVDWAWAIGLGLLALVLYGINLGGLPLRDWDEGTVAQVARELARVPIGSEAWWFPTLHDRPYFNKPPLLHWAIALLFRIFGESEWAARLPGALLGAAAVPLVFAVGRLIFTHRAAAIFSALVYLTWLPVVRHGRLAMLDAAIVAFGLLAWCCLLRARRDLRWTLGIGFALGAIALLKGLVALLFGGLIFGFLVWDTPRLLRSPYLWLGGLLGLAPALAWYGAQWQHYGPTFFETNLLNQSLRRVWDSVSDRGGPPWFYLQELLELAWPWLFLLPAGFQAAWRDRDWPWGKLVLVWSLGYLLPISVMETKLPWYGLPLYPPLALAIGPLLGSLWEEPPARFGRSWQVIFGLLALGGGAGAVYFSFLATPLEPMLALALAALGLTGGAVVLLAQQGDRQLIPVAFWGMFVGLTLFFSSGSWLWELNEQYPVRPVANLLRSVAHSGSKVYTSDRTQRPSLDFYCHCEVIPVPQSEQAKHWVDRRVALWVIRPQDRDRPPFQAGILVGKAGDRLVIRRSE from the coding sequence ATGGCCCCTAATCCTGACCCGGCTGGTTCTTCGGCCTCGGTGCGATCGTCCCGTATGGGGGCCATGGCCCGGCAACTGTGGCGCAGGGACGATCGGGCGGTGGATTGGGCCTGGGCGATCGGGCTGGGATTGTTGGCCCTGGTGTTGTATGGCATCAACTTAGGTGGGTTGCCCCTGCGCGATTGGGACGAGGGCACGGTGGCCCAAGTGGCCCGGGAGTTGGCCCGCGTCCCGATCGGCTCCGAGGCTTGGTGGTTTCCCACCCTGCACGATCGCCCCTATTTCAACAAGCCGCCCCTGCTCCATTGGGCAATCGCCCTGTTGTTTCGGATTTTTGGCGAAAGTGAATGGGCGGCAAGACTGCCCGGAGCCTTGCTGGGTGCGGCGGCCGTACCGCTGGTTTTTGCGGTGGGGCGGTTAATTTTCACCCACCGGGCCGCCGCCATCTTCAGCGCCTTGGTGTATCTCACCTGGTTGCCCGTGGTGCGCCATGGGCGGTTAGCCATGTTGGATGCGGCAATTGTGGCCTTTGGGTTGCTGGCCTGGTGCTGTCTGTTGCGGGCCCGGCGGGATTTGCGGTGGACGCTGGGAATTGGGTTTGCCCTCGGCGCGATCGCCCTGTTGAAGGGACTGGTGGCCCTGTTGTTTGGGGGACTAATCTTTGGTTTTTTAGTTTGGGATACGCCTCGGCTGTTGCGATCGCCCTATCTCTGGCTCGGGGGGCTGTTGGGCTTGGCCCCAGCCCTGGCTTGGTATGGGGCCCAATGGCAACACTACGGCCCCACCTTTTTTGAGACCAATTTGCTGAATCAGTCCCTGCGGCGGGTTTGGGATTCCGTGAGCGATCGGGGCGGCCCGCCCTGGTTTTATCTGCAAGAGCTGTTGGAATTGGCTTGGCCTTGGCTGTTTTTGTTGCCAGCGGGCTTCCAAGCGGCCTGGCGCGATCGGGATTGGCCCTGGGGCAAGTTGGTGCTGGTTTGGAGCTTGGGCTATCTGCTGCCCATTTCCGTGATGGAAACCAAACTGCCCTGGTATGGTCTGCCGCTCTATCCCCCCTTGGCCTTGGCGATCGGGCCCTTGCTGGGGTCTTTGTGGGAAGAACCGCCGGCCCGGTTTGGGCGATCGTGGCAGGTGATTTTTGGTCTGTTGGCCTTGGGTGGCGGAGCTGGAGCCGTTTACTTCAGCTTCTTGGCCACACCATTGGAGCCGATGCTCGCCCTGGCGCTGGCGGCCTTGGGGCTAACGGGGGGAGCCGTGGTCTTGTTGGCCCAGCAGGGCGATCGACAACTGATCCCCGTGGCTTTTTGGGGCATGTTTGTGGGGTTAACGCTGTTTTTTTCGTCGGGCAGTTGGCTTTGGGAACTGAATGAACAATATCCCGTGCGGCCGGTGGCAAATCTGCTGCGATCGGTCGCCCATTCCGGCTCAAAGGTTTACACGAGCGATCGCACCCAACGTCCTTCCCTAGATTTCTATTGCCACTGTGAAGTGATTCCCGTGCCTCAATCGGAACAGGCCAAACATTGGGTCGATCGCCGCGTGGCCCTGTGGGTAATTCGGCCTCAAGATCGCGATCGTCCTCCGTTTCAGGCAGGAATTTTAGTTGGCAAAGCGGGCGATCGATTGGTGATTCGTCGGAGTGAATAA
- a CDS encoding ion channel codes for MLNFKRSGQARAPKEPHSQVTSDRKRLRIVRMGHRFHPWEDAYHLLLTLSWPKFWLAIIVGYGLANFLFAGLYLLEPEGIANAKPQSFMDAFFFSVQTMATIGYGAMYPAKPWTQMLTAVEALVGLMGFSGATGLMFARFSRPTAQVRFSQALLKTTHEGQPTLLFRMANQRQNQIIEAQVSLVFIEDTVTQEGEYLRKIQDLSLVRSTSPMFALSWLVMHRIDQQSPLFDRSIESLCNSNATFVVSLTGIDDELSQTVHARHIYAISDVLENHRFVDMLTHQPNGVICIDYRFFDQVESVAQFTPKITPKIAPKSTPN; via the coding sequence ATGTTGAATTTCAAGCGATCGGGTCAAGCTCGCGCCCCCAAAGAACCCCATAGTCAAGTGACTTCCGATCGCAAACGGCTACGCATCGTGCGCATGGGACACCGTTTCCACCCTTGGGAAGATGCTTACCATTTATTACTAACCTTGAGCTGGCCGAAGTTTTGGCTAGCGATTATTGTGGGCTATGGGCTGGCTAATTTCCTTTTTGCTGGGTTATACCTTTTGGAACCCGAAGGAATCGCCAATGCCAAGCCGCAATCTTTCATGGATGCGTTCTTTTTTAGTGTGCAAACCATGGCAACGATCGGCTATGGCGCAATGTATCCGGCCAAGCCTTGGACACAGATGCTCACGGCCGTTGAAGCCTTGGTGGGGCTGATGGGATTTTCGGGAGCAACGGGGCTAATGTTTGCCCGATTTTCGCGGCCAACCGCTCAGGTGCGCTTTAGTCAGGCGCTCCTGAAAACAACCCATGAAGGTCAACCTACGTTGCTGTTTCGGATGGCAAATCAGCGGCAAAATCAGATTATTGAAGCCCAGGTGAGTTTGGTTTTCATTGAGGATACGGTCACTCAGGAAGGGGAATATTTACGCAAGATTCAGGATTTATCGTTGGTGCGATCGACTTCACCCATGTTTGCCCTGTCTTGGTTGGTGATGCATCGAATCGATCAGCAAAGTCCCTTGTTTGACCGCTCGATCGAGTCTTTGTGCAATAGCAATGCTACCTTTGTGGTGTCCTTGACTGGAATTGATGATGAACTGAGCCAAACGGTTCATGCTCGCCATATTTATGCAATTTCTGATGTTTTAGAAAATCACCGATTTGTGGATATGCTGACCCATCAGCCCAATGGGGTTATTTGTATTGATTACCGATTTTTTGATCAGGTGGAATCGGTGGCTCAATTCACACCCAAAATTACACCCAAGATCGCACCCAAGAGCACTCCCAATTAA
- a CDS encoding DUF4278 domain-containing protein, with the protein MKLIYRGVRYDSTETPLPTVETGHTGRYRGLEVHFRHAESIPPQPVNDLTYRGVAYRTGAEAFAPSSVPASRPVTSPISQPLTAGSVMSTQSISARARVQMMSRHHQAAAREQLALDRAAAELGLGHLSSTFSRIQGKMQHDIAISCEPSSVAMS; encoded by the coding sequence ATGAAACTCATTTATCGCGGTGTCCGGTACGACAGCACAGAAACCCCTCTGCCCACGGTAGAAACGGGCCACACTGGTCGATATCGCGGATTGGAAGTGCATTTTCGCCATGCCGAAAGCATTCCGCCGCAACCAGTCAATGATCTGACCTATCGGGGTGTCGCCTATCGCACGGGCGCTGAGGCCTTCGCGCCCAGCAGCGTCCCCGCTAGCCGCCCCGTCACTTCGCCGATCAGCCAACCCCTTACCGCAGGTTCTGTTATGTCTACCCAATCGATCTCCGCTCGTGCTCGTGTCCAAATGATGTCCCGTCATCATCAAGCCGCTGCTCGTGAACAATTGGCACTCGATCGCGCAGCAGCCGAATTGGGTCTGGGCCACCTGTCGTCTACTTTCAGCCGCATCCAAGGCAAAATGCAGCACGACATCGCCATCTCCTGCGAACCCAGCTCCGTCGCCATGAGCTAA
- the smpB gene encoding SsrA-binding protein SmpB, protein MADKQSGYKIVADNRQARYEYEILATYEAGVELKGTEVKSIRAGKVNLRDGFALIRNGEALLLNVHISPHDTTGSYFNHDPRRTRKLLLHKEEIRKLVGQVDQKGLTLVPLRMYLKGGWVKVAIGLARGKKLHDKREDLKRKQDQRDMERALKR, encoded by the coding sequence GTGGCCGACAAGCAAAGTGGGTACAAAATTGTCGCTGACAACCGCCAAGCCCGCTACGAGTACGAAATTTTGGCAACCTACGAGGCGGGGGTTGAACTCAAGGGCACTGAGGTGAAGTCCATTCGGGCTGGCAAGGTGAACCTCAGGGATGGTTTTGCCCTCATCCGCAATGGCGAAGCGTTGCTGCTGAATGTGCATATTTCGCCCCACGACACCACGGGCAGCTACTTTAACCACGACCCTCGCCGCACGCGCAAGCTGCTGTTGCACAAGGAAGAAATCCGCAAACTGGTAGGACAGGTGGATCAAAAGGGGCTAACCCTGGTTCCCTTGCGCATGTACTTGAAGGGGGGATGGGTCAAGGTGGCGATCGGGCTGGCCCGAGGCAAGAAACTGCACGACAAGCGGGAAGACCTCAAGCGCAAGCAAGATCAGCGCGATATGGAACGGGCCCTCAAGCGGTAG
- a CDS encoding filamentous hemagglutinin N-terminal domain-containing protein yields MGNLRRRWLAAGCCVWLWGGTAGAQVGPIAPDGTLPEPSRIQTTGDTIQIDGGTRSGGNLFHSFERFSVPEGMTAWFNTGAEVQNAITRVTGGQGSEILGTLRANGSTNLFLLNPNGILFGPNAQLQLGGAFWASTAEGLVFGDGVTFDAGRSGGPPLLSSQVPLGLQLGQQPAPIRLLGSLVVAPTQRLSLVGGAIDLAGGRAVAPQGQIDLISAAGGTVRWQTNGPIGLGTAQRSGVINLDQQAAIDASGPGGGLLNLQAGQVAILNGSTVTALTQGEINGRGIAIGANQVVVAGIDPTGQQPSAIVTDTSGSGRGGSIVIEANRFNTQGPALLSASTFASGQGGDIDIRATDAITLSGLGLQFVNEVIVGGSLVGQITPEVRIAGLYINTAGLGNGGSIRLNTSNLTVADGAVVFAPTFGTARGGDIIIDAEQMNAASSLISTGNARESTGEGGTLTIRAGSLLVQGGALLVTVNLGNGPGGALTVQARDSIEIKDAVPLASVASGIFTNTIAGNGRGGAMLIETNTLTVRDGAFIGGQSGANIRIGVFAMGGVPGEITIRAARQIDLIGSSGDRLFSSGIATDTFTEYPAGNVLIETPFLRVLDGATLSSSSLGLGQGGDITIKADRMEISGRSADGFRSGLLAVSGRADLPQITATGNSGSLNLQVGDLVIRNQGEIAVNSSLTGDAGSLSITGDRLRLENGNITANTASGRGGNIDVQVNTLQMLAGSSIATNAVRSDGGNIRFQVSSLAALQNSDITANAQAGRGGRVEIQADTVVGTAFRQQLTPQSDITATSGLGANFSGAVQINTQNFNDESGLIDLPEDTLDPTAAIIIGCAADEGNRFVVTGRGGVPAEPDQPASSAGAYWDDVRWLGGNLTGEATGTPDRAIAPNPPDRPVPTAALSEPGSESAPEPVSEPIIEAQGWVTRANGSIALVANPATPQLGFPLNCRQFRQPH; encoded by the coding sequence ATGGGAAATTTGCGGCGAAGATGGCTGGCGGCGGGCTGTTGTGTTTGGCTTTGGGGAGGCACTGCCGGGGCCCAAGTGGGGCCGATCGCCCCTGATGGCACATTGCCGGAACCGTCGCGCATCCAAACCACGGGCGACACCATCCAAATCGACGGGGGCACCCGATCGGGTGGGAATCTGTTCCACAGCTTTGAGCGCTTTTCGGTTCCCGAGGGCATGACCGCTTGGTTCAACACGGGCGCGGAGGTGCAAAACGCCATCACTCGGGTGACCGGTGGCCAAGGGTCGGAGATTTTGGGCACGCTTCGGGCCAATGGCTCCACCAATCTTTTTTTGCTGAATCCCAACGGAATTCTGTTTGGGCCCAATGCCCAGTTGCAACTGGGGGGCGCATTTTGGGCCAGCACGGCCGAAGGGTTGGTGTTTGGTGATGGGGTGACCTTTGATGCGGGGCGATCGGGTGGGCCCCCGCTGTTGTCTTCCCAGGTTCCCTTGGGATTGCAGTTAGGTCAGCAACCGGCTCCGATTCGGCTGTTGGGGAGCTTGGTGGTGGCTCCGACTCAGCGGTTGTCGTTGGTGGGCGGGGCGATCGATCTGGCGGGCGGGCGGGCCGTGGCTCCCCAAGGGCAAATTGATCTGATCAGTGCGGCCGGTGGCACGGTGCGCTGGCAAACCAACGGGCCGATCGGCCTGGGTACGGCCCAACGCAGCGGCGTGATCAATTTGGATCAGCAAGCCGCGATCGATGCCAGCGGCCCCGGCGGTGGCCTGCTGAATCTTCAGGCGGGTCAAGTGGCGATTCTCAACGGCTCCACGGTCACGGCCCTCACGCAAGGAGAAATAAACGGCCGAGGGATCGCGATCGGGGCTAATCAAGTGGTGGTGGCGGGCATTGATCCCACCGGTCAACAGCCCAGTGCGATCGTGACCGACACCAGCGGCTCCGGCCGAGGTGGCTCGATCGTCATTGAAGCCAACCGCTTCAACACCCAAGGGCCCGCCCTCCTCTCCGCCAGTACCTTTGCCTCCGGCCAGGGCGGCGACATTGATATTCGTGCCACCGATGCCATCACCCTCAGCGGTCTAGGATTGCAGTTTGTGAACGAGGTAATTGTTGGCGGCAGCCTGGTGGGGCAAATTACCCCCGAAGTTCGCATCGCTGGCCTATACATCAACACCGCCGGTCTGGGGAATGGGGGTTCCATTCGGCTCAATACCAGCAACCTCACAGTTGCCGATGGGGCCGTTGTGTTTGCGCCCACCTTTGGCACAGCCCGAGGCGGCGACATCATCATCGATGCCGAGCAAATGAATGCCGCCAGTTCCCTGATCAGTACAGGCAACGCTCGCGAGTCCACGGGCGAAGGCGGCACCCTCACCATCCGTGCTGGATCCTTGCTGGTGCAGGGGGGAGCGCTGCTGGTGACGGTGAATTTAGGTAATGGCCCCGGCGGCGCTTTGACGGTGCAAGCCCGAGACAGCATTGAAATTAAAGATGCAGTGCCCCTTGCTTCCGTGGCCAGTGGGATTTTTACGAACACCATCGCTGGCAATGGTCGGGGCGGAGCCATGCTCATTGAAACCAATACCCTCACGGTGCGTGATGGGGCATTTATTGGGGGGCAGAGCGGGGCCAACATTCGGATCGGGGTGTTCGCAATGGGAGGAGTACCCGGTGAAATCACGATTCGGGCCGCCCGCCAAATTGACCTGATTGGTAGTTCCGGCGATCGCTTGTTCTCCAGTGGGATTGCCACCGATACCTTCACGGAATATCCGGCCGGCAACGTGTTGATTGAAACGCCATTCCTACGGGTTTTGGACGGCGCAACCCTCTCTAGTTCCTCGCTGGGGTTGGGCCAAGGGGGAGACATCACCATCAAGGCTGATCGCATGGAAATTAGTGGGCGATCGGCTGATGGGTTCCGCAGCGGGCTGTTGGCGGTTTCCGGGCGGGCAGATTTGCCCCAAATCACTGCCACGGGCAACAGCGGCAGCTTGAACCTACAGGTGGGCGATTTGGTGATTCGCAACCAAGGAGAAATTGCCGTCAACAGCAGCCTAACGGGGGATGCGGGCAGCCTCAGCATCACGGGCGATCGCCTACGTTTGGAAAACGGCAACATCACCGCCAACACTGCCTCCGGTCGTGGGGGCAACATTGATGTGCAGGTGAACACGCTGCAAATGCTGGCCGGCAGCTCGATCGCCACCAACGCCGTGCGCAGTGATGGCGGGAACATCCGGTTTCAGGTCTCTTCCCTGGCGGCCCTGCAAAACAGCGATATTACGGCCAATGCTCAGGCGGGGCGGGGCGGGCGCGTTGAAATTCAGGCGGATACAGTTGTGGGAACAGCCTTTCGACAGCAGCTCACCCCCCAAAGCGACATCACGGCCACTTCGGGGCTGGGAGCAAATTTCAGCGGGGCGGTGCAAATCAACACCCAAAATTTCAATGATGAATCGGGGTTGATTGACTTACCGGAAGATACTTTGGATCCAACGGCGGCGATTATTATCGGTTGCGCAGCGGATGAGGGTAACCGATTTGTGGTGACAGGGCGAGGGGGAGTCCCGGCGGAACCCGATCAGCCAGCCAGCAGCGCGGGGGCCTATTGGGATGATGTGCGGTGGTTGGGCGGTAATCTGACGGGGGAGGCGACGGGTACTCCTGATCGGGCGATCGCCCCGAATCCACCCGATCGCCCAGTGCCTACCGCAGCGCTTTCTGAGCCAGGTTCTGAGTCAGCACCTGAGCCAGTTTCTGAGCCAATTATTGAAGCCCAGGGTTGGGTAACTCGGGCCAACGGCTCGATCGCCCTTGTGGCCAATCCGGCAACGCCCCAGTTGGGTTTCCCGTTGAACTGTCGCCAATTCCGCCAGCCCCACTAA
- a CDS encoding nuclear transport factor 2 family protein, with amino-acid sequence MLLRACYVLGNPQPIQRASRWGLALGASLLMAMGTVVNPAAAVTIDPSVQALLSDIDRAASAKDAGLLQRFAPNFRSADGLSRDELGRSLSQFWHSFDQVTYSTTVEKADRDRDTWILETRTDITATKANTTLGPAKLVTEVRARQTIQNGLVIRQELLDERTTTQWGSKPPRVRVRLPERVRPGDTYTFDAIVQDPLGDTLLAGSAIDTPVRPELYAIPQNAALEPISAGGLFKVGRAPNSPGSRWISAVLVGPEGMTWITERLEVR; translated from the coding sequence ATGCTTCTTCGCGCTTGTTACGTCTTGGGAAATCCGCAACCGATCCAGCGGGCTAGCCGGTGGGGACTCGCCCTCGGAGCCAGTCTGCTGATGGCCATGGGCACTGTCGTCAACCCCGCCGCCGCCGTGACGATCGATCCCAGCGTGCAAGCCCTATTGAGCGACATCGATCGCGCCGCCAGCGCCAAAGATGCCGGTTTGCTGCAACGGTTCGCCCCCAACTTCCGCAGCGCCGATGGCCTCAGCCGCGACGAGTTGGGCCGCTCCCTCAGTCAGTTTTGGCACTCCTTTGATCAGGTGACCTACAGCACCACCGTTGAAAAGGCCGATCGAGACCGGGACACCTGGATTCTCGAAACCCGCACCGACATCACGGCCACCAAAGCCAACACCACCCTCGGGCCCGCCAAATTGGTCACGGAAGTGCGGGCCCGCCAAACCATTCAAAACGGCCTGGTGATCCGTCAAGAACTGCTTGATGAGCGCACCACCACCCAATGGGGCAGCAAACCACCCCGCGTGAGGGTGCGGCTGCCGGAGCGAGTGCGCCCGGGGGATACTTACACCTTCGATGCGATCGTTCAAGATCCGTTGGGCGACACCCTGTTGGCTGGCAGCGCGATCGATACGCCTGTGCGCCCGGAACTGTATGCCATTCCCCAAAATGCAGCCCTAGAACCTATTTCCGCGGGAGGGTTGTTCAAGGTTGGGCGCGCGCCCAACAGCCCAGGATCTCGCTGGATTTCCGCTGTTTTGGTGGGCCCCGAGGGCATGACTTGGATTACGGAACGATTGGAAGTGCGCTAG
- the murG gene encoding undecaprenyldiphospho-muramoylpentapeptide beta-N-acetylglucosaminyltransferase — protein MTATAPQRLLVAASGTGGHLFPALAAAQELTDQWTIEWLGVPDRLETKLVPDCFPLHTIPVTGFQERLGWKTLATAYGLVKSVFAVRRLLQRGQFAGVLTTGGYIAGPAIVAARSLGLPVVLHESNAIPGRVTRWFGPWCDTVAVGFEAAAQRLRQRKIAALCTGTPARDQFWKPEPLALPVPEDAPLIVVAGGSQGAVALNRLVREVAAAWFAMGAWVVHLTGDRDPDAASLEHPQYIALPFYDDMASLLGRANLAVSRSGAGTLTELAATATPSILVPYPFAADDHQTFNAQVFVEAGAAQVFPQGQLSPDRLRDLVLELLADRSRLDTMAQRARALAVPDSAAQLAQLMTAAIDRAARRP, from the coding sequence TTGACAGCAACCGCCCCGCAGCGATTGTTAGTGGCTGCCAGTGGCACGGGGGGGCATCTGTTCCCGGCGCTGGCGGCGGCCCAGGAGTTGACCGATCAATGGACGATCGAGTGGCTTGGTGTGCCCGATCGCCTGGAAACCAAGCTAGTGCCCGATTGCTTCCCATTGCACACCATTCCGGTGACCGGTTTTCAGGAGCGATTGGGCTGGAAAACCCTGGCCACGGCCTATGGCTTGGTGAAGTCTGTCTTTGCGGTGCGTCGGCTGTTGCAGCGAGGGCAGTTTGCTGGCGTGCTGACCACCGGGGGGTATATTGCCGGGCCGGCCATTGTGGCCGCTCGATCGCTCGGGTTGCCCGTGGTGTTACACGAGTCCAACGCCATTCCTGGCCGGGTCACGCGCTGGTTTGGCCCCTGGTGCGACACGGTGGCCGTGGGATTTGAGGCGGCGGCCCAGCGGTTACGCCAACGAAAAATTGCGGCCCTCTGTACCGGCACACCGGCCCGCGATCAATTCTGGAAGCCGGAACCGCTGGCCTTGCCCGTGCCGGAGGATGCGCCGTTGATTGTGGTGGCTGGCGGCAGCCAAGGGGCCGTGGCCCTGAATCGGTTGGTGCGGGAAGTGGCGGCGGCTTGGTTTGCGATGGGGGCTTGGGTGGTGCATTTAACGGGCGATCGGGATCCGGATGCGGCCAGCTTGGAACATCCCCAATACATTGCCCTTCCTTTCTATGACGATATGGCTAGCCTGCTGGGGCGGGCGAATTTGGCCGTTAGCCGATCGGGCGCAGGCACGCTAACGGAATTGGCCGCCACCGCCACCCCTTCGATTTTGGTGCCCTATCCCTTTGCGGCGGATGATCACCAAACGTTTAATGCGCAAGTCTTTGTGGAAGCGGGGGCAGCACAGGTGTTTCCTCAGGGGCAACTGTCTCCCGATCGCCTGCGGGATTTGGTTTTGGAGCTGCTGGCGGATCGATCGCGCCTGGACACCATGGCCCAGCGGGCCCGCGCCCTGGCTGTGCCCGACAGTGCCGCCCAGTTGGCCCAGTTGATGACGGCGGCGATCGACCGCGCAGCCCGCCGCCCATGA